A stretch of the Aphis gossypii isolate Hap1 chromosome 2, ASM2018417v2, whole genome shotgun sequence genome encodes the following:
- the LOC114119773 gene encoding phosphatidylinositol phosphatase PTPRQ isoform X2 — protein MTTTLTMNINLFNNFFITSLTLLTVYVTVISTLRQPEFEDFQRRIIKLTLEPISPTAFYVEWRLLPDIDGSVNYSLTYSTQLNNEIKLTSSNNCTLTGLIECAAYTITVRCLYYGAGGNVFGGPFTSTVALTSHISQLKVVRNLTVVTSSHLILISWENPMEQKLCTANFHISLTSMRGTGQEIQTEFDYHMITALEPCATYFGYVSAVDFSGVKGNPAAFNVTTDPGIPGPVVKLTASSNGSRTIFVRWDKPINSSFCIRQYEVIYCYDIFVCSTILTENNSLTISHLMPCVTYQIMVTPKMSNIENGLSAKTEATVIAEVLEKPMNGRILFLSSYNVTLQWDHHIESDCTLIHQIVNCTSLNFSFEVPTNTSAQAITIDNLKPFTKYICYSAFYNKQGYSEKSDEIIFWTKLQVPDPPMNLSITKLSANSVVLAWASPTTISPAAIDNYRWTVTFKNFLYELPKHCPPRTLEPVVTYFVKNDQTYQNQIGNLTPASCYFIELSAASESGFGNSTNITIYTLSSTSSPVKNLQVESIESNLVVLSWKYPCIPNGKIAFFHSTLVGERLGFHNHIFSIKCDISDNETEFEYSLTQLLPDYTYVCTVAAITYTVENPGQDKRIRFITPSTSPELPSKYDTYRHLRVTVSDSHLTQVRLSIPSDLFSSASGNIQYYSIIVYQDGGFPDKPEHGIRTNNPRQQMDDDVWPPPMRTWAEAAPYPFILAYQTTPDRWMPFKDQNDGVFDIGADDTCSINDKKSYCNGPLRPVTNYRLKLRAFTANGFQDSWTVPFTTRGKPTAVYYLVLYSVLFAVLITATGMYCILNEKVPWAVQYRVIQTTATLQESGVPNDMNFKHLSAKTPQEIEAEYDLLNMYSKSNFTTDVAMMPQNKFKNRYINTLPYDYNRVIIRSGDIDDYINASFIEDSNGIRQYIACQGPLKNTCIDMWQMVLDQDVASIVMLCQISEKDKIKCNKYFPNNNEKLVFGDIQVKNDIMIVDKERYLFTIRILTVLKLCFRDI, from the exons ATGACAACAACTTTAACCATGaacataaacttatttaacaatttttttataacatcgtTAACGCTGTTAACAGTTTACGTGACTGTAATTTCTACACTGCGTCAaccag aatttgaaGATTTTCAAAGACGTATCATTAAATTGACTCTAGAGCCTATTAGTCCAACTGCGTTTTATGTCGAATGGAGACTATTGCCAGACATAGATGGCAGTGTAAATTATTCTCTGACGTATTCCACTCAActgaataatgaaattaagttAACTAGTAGCAATAATTGTACACTGACCGGGTTGATAGAATGTGCAGCCTATACAATCACGGTGAGGTGTTTATATTATGGAGCTGGTGGAAATGTGTTTGGTGGTCCCTTTACTTCTACAGTTGCGTTGACTTCACATATTTCtc aacttAAAGTGGTGAGGAACTTAACTGTAGTAACATCGAGtcatttgattttgatttcgtGGGAAAACCCGATGGAACAGAAATTGTGTACGGCAAATTTTCACATTTCGTTGACTTCAATGCGGGGTACCGGACAAGAAATACAAACAGAATTTGACTATCATATGATAACAGCGTTAGAACCATGCGCTACATATTTCGGTTACGTTTCTGCAGTTGATTTCTCTGGTGTTAAAGGAAATCCTGCAGCGTTCAATGTAACTACGGATCCTGGAA tacCTGGGCCTGTAGTAAAATTAACGGCTTCATCAAATGGCTCAAGAACTATATTCGTTAGATGGGATAAACCGATTAATTCGTCTTTCTGTATTCGTCAATACGAAGTCATTTATTGTTACGATATATTTGTTTGCTCAACTATTTTAACTGAA AACAATTCTTTGACTATTTCACATCTAATGCCTTGTGTAACGTATCAAATAATGGTCACGCCGAAAATGTCGAACATTGAAAATGGTTTGTCAGCCAAAACCGAAGCCACTGTAATCGCTGAAG ttttagaAAAGCCAATGAATGGACGAATACTGTTTTTATCTAGTTATAACGTCACTCTGCAATGGGATCATCATATCGAATCCGATTGCACTTTAATACATCAAATCGTAAATTGTAcgagtttaaatttttcattcgaGGTGCCGACTAATACATCTGCTCAAGCAATTACCATAGATAACTTGAAACCTTTCACgaaatacatttgttattcagcattttataataagcaaGGTTATTCAGAAAAAAGTGATGAAATCATATTTTGGACAAAATTACAgg TGCCAGATCCACCAATGAATTTATCAATCACTAAGTTGTCCGCCAACAGCGTGGTTCTTGCATGGGCATCGCCTACTACGATATCTCCCGCTGCGATAGACAATTACCGTTGGACAGTTACGTTCAAAAATTTTCTATACGAACTACCAAAACATTGTCCACCCAGAACCTTGGAACCTGTGGTTacatatttcgttaaaaatgaTCAGACATATCAGAACCAAATTGGAAATTTAACGCCCGCTAGCTGCTATTTCATAGAATTGAGTGCTGCATCAGAGTCTGGTTTTGGAAACTCAACAAATATTACGATATACACGTTATCTTCGA CTAGTTCACCGGTCAAAAACTTACAAGTCGAATCGATAGAATCCAATTTGGTCGTACTGAGTTGGAAGTATCCGTGCATACCAAACggaaaaattgcattttttcaCAGTACGTTGGTAGGAGAAAGACTTGGATTTCACAATCACATTTTCAGTATTAAATGTGACATTTCA gaCAACGAAACGGAATTTGAATATAGTTTAACCCAATTATTGCCTGATTATACATACGTATGTACGGTGGCAGCAATAACTTATACTGTAGAGAATCCGGGTCAAGACAAACGCATTAGATTTATCACACCATCGACAA gcCCGGAATTACCTAGCAAATATGATACATATCGTCATTTACGAGTGACTGTGTCCGATAGCCATCTCACGCAGGTCCGTTTGTCCATACCCAGCGACTTGTTCTCGAGCGCCTCCGGAAACATCCAATACTATTCGATAATTGTTTACCAGGACGGCGGGTTTCCGGATAAGCCAGAACACGGCATTAGAACGAATAATCCTCGGCAGCAGATGGATGATGATGTTTGGCCGCCTCCTATGCGAACATGGGCTGAAGCTGCACCGTACCCTTTCATACTGGCGTACCAGACGACACCTGATCGGTGGATGCCTTTCAAAG ATCAAAACGATGGGGTTTTTGACATTGGCGCGGACGACACATGTTCCATAAACGACAAGAAAAGTTATTGCAATGGACCGCTAAGACCAGTTACTAACTACAGATTGAAACTCAGAGCTTTTACAGCGAATGGGTTTCAAGATTCTTGGACAGTACCGTTTACTACAC GCGGCAAACCCACAGCAGTCTACTACTTGGTGTTGTACAGTGTACTGTTCGCGGTGCTCATCACTGCGACTGGaatgtattgtatacttaatgaAAAAGTTCCGTG GGCCGTACAGTATAGAGTAATACAAACGACTGCAACACTTCAAGAGTCTGGTGTGCCAAATGATAtgaatttcaaacatttatcaGCCAAAACTCCCCAAGAAATCGAAGCCGAGTACGACCTATTGAACATGTACTCGAAATCAAACTTCACAACGGATGTGGCTATGATGCCTCAGAACAAGTTCAAAAATCGTTATATCAACACGTTACCAT atgACTATAACCGAGTAATTATAAGGTCTGGCGACATCGATGACTATATTAATGCATCTTTTATCGAA GATTCAAATGGTATTCGACAATATATAGCTTGCCAAGGTCCATTGAAAAATACTTGCATTGATATGTGGCAAATGGTCTTAGACCAAGACGTAGCTTCAATTGTTATGTTATGTCAGATTAGTGAAAAAGATAAG
- the LOC114119774 gene encoding ring canal kelch homolog isoform X2, translating to MEGDSVSTGGTGLLLRYASQNSLDESSQKQVPRSGRRERTPYRNSSHTVRAFEVLQSLRRDEIFCDIKLETDDSTIVFGHKVVLASASPYFHAMFTSFEESNKDHVIIRELDSTALKLLVDFIYTAQIMVSEENVQVLLPAANLLQLHDVQDACCDFLQSQLHPTNCLGIKAFADLHGCMELLSSSESYIQQHFSEVVEGDEFLSLSSEQVVKLISSDELTVPSEEKVFECVICWVNYESNCRKDILPKLMEHVRLPLASKEYLLKRVEEEPLLKNSLECKDYIIEALNFHLLKSEQPGTIPKTIRTKPRQPVGLPKVILVVGGQAPKAIRSVEWYDPGTNRWQSGPEMSTRRCRAGLAVLKDRRVFAVGGFNGSLRVRTVDMLDLSSPSPCWVPTVAMLARRGTLGVAVLDNCIYAVGGFDGTSGLNSAEVFDCSTQEWRMVSNMSTRRSSVGVGVLNNLLYAVGGYDGLSRQCLKSVECYHPSTDTWTPVAEMSVRRSGAGVGVLDGVMYAVGGHDGPEVRNSVEAYRPSTGVWTSIADMHMCRRNAGVIALDGLLYVVGGDDGASNLASIEIYNPNTNTWSMLTASMNIGRSYAGVVVIDKPPHFNN from the exons atggaaGGTGATAGTGTTTCAACTGG agGAACtggtttattattacgatatgcCAGTCAAAATTCATTAGACGAGAGTTCTCAAAAACAAGTACCAAGGTCAGGGAGACGTGAACGAACTCCATATAGAAATAGTTCTCATACAGTTCGTGCATTTGAAGTTTTACAATCTTTACGCAG AGATGAGATTTTTtgtgatattaaattagaaacaGATGATAGTACAATAGTATTTGGACACAAAGTGGTTTTAGCATCTGCTAGTCCTTATTTCCATGCTATGTTCACAAGTTTTGAAGAGAGTAATAAGGATCATGTAATTATAAGAGAATTGGATTCTACTGCATTAAAACTTCtagtagattttatttatactgccCAAATAATGGTCAGTGAAGAAAATGTACag gttttgtTACCAGCTGCAAATCTCTTGCAATTGCATGATGTACAAGATGCATGTTGTGATTTCTTACAATCACAACTGCACCCTACAAATTGTCTTGGTATCAAGGCGTTTGCTGATTTACATGGCTGTATGGAACTATTGTCAAGTTCTGAATCATATATTCAACAACACTTTtc AGAAGTGGTTGAAGGTGACGAGTTCCTATCCTTATCATCCGAACAAGTAGTTAAGTTGATCTCTAGTGATGAACTTACTGTTCCATCTGAAGAAAAA gtATTTGAATGTGTTATTTGTTGGGTAAATTATGAATCAAATTGTAGAAAAGATATTTTGCCTAAATTAATGGAACATGTTCGTTTGCCATTAGCATCAAAAGAATATTTACTTAAGAGAGTAGAAGAGGAACCTCTTCTTAAAAATAGCCTtgaat gtaaagACTATATAATTGAAGcgttaaattttcatttacttAAGTCTGAACAACCTGGTACTATTCCAAAAACTATTCGTACCAAACCTAGACAACCTGTTGGTTTACCTAAA GTAATACTAGTGGTTGGCGGACAAGCACCTAAAGCGATTCGTAGTGTAGAATGGTATGACCCAGGAACTAATCGATGGCAGTCTGGACCAGAAATGAGTACACGCCGTTGTAGAGCTGGCCTGGCTGTATTAAAAGATCGCCGTGTATTTGCTGTGGGTGGTTTTAATGGCTCATTAAGAGTTCGTACAGTTGATATGCTTGATTTGTCATCACCATCACCTTGTTGGGTACCAACAGTTGCCATGTTGGCTAGACGAGGAACTTTAGGAGTTGCTGTATTAGATAATTGCATTTAtgcc gTTGGCGGTTTTGATGGTACTAGTGGTTTAAATAGTGCAGAAGTTTTTGATTGCAGTACTCAAGAATGGCGAATGGTATCTAATATGTCTACTAGGAGAAGTAGTGTTGGTGTTGGAGTACTCAATAATCTTTTATATGCg GTAGGAGGTTATGATGGATTATCAAGGCAGTGTTTAAAATCTGTTGAATGTTATCATCCTAGTACTGATACGTGGACACCAGTTGCAGAAATGTCTGTACGTCGCAGTGGTGCTGGTGTAGGAGTTTTAGACGGTGTAATGTATGCTGTTGGTGGTCATGATGGACCTGAAGTTCGTAATAGTGTTGAGGCTTATAGACCGAGTACTGGAGTTTGGACTTCTATTGCTGATATGCATATGTGTCGAAGAAATGCTG GAGTAATTGCATTAGACGGGTTATTGTATGTTGTGGGTGGTGATGATGGAGCTTCCAATTTGGCTTCTATAGAAATTTACAATCCTAACACCAATACATGGTCCATGTTAACAGCCTCAATGAATATTGGCCGAAGTTATGCTGGAGTGGTGGTTATTGATAAACCTCCAcactttaataattga
- the LOC114119774 gene encoding ring canal kelch homolog isoform X1, whose protein sequence is MEGDSVSTGGTGLLLRYASQNSLDESSQKQVPRSGRRERTPYRNSSHTVRAFEVLQSLRRDEIFCDIKLETDDSTIVFGHKVVLASASPYFHAMFTSFEESNKDHVIIRELDSTALKLLVDFIYTAQIMVSEENVQVLLPAANLLQLHDVQDACCDFLQSQLHPTNCLGIKAFADLHGCMELLSSSESYIQQHFSEVVEGDEFLSLSSEQVVKLISSDELTVPSEEKVFECVICWVNYESNCRKDILPKLMEHVRLPLASKEYLLKRVEEEPLLKNSLECKDYIIEALNFHLLKSEQPGTIPKTIRTKPRQPVGLPKVTFSSDLFSFTISISIYTLQVILVVGGQAPKAIRSVEWYDPGTNRWQSGPEMSTRRCRAGLAVLKDRRVFAVGGFNGSLRVRTVDMLDLSSPSPCWVPTVAMLARRGTLGVAVLDNCIYAVGGFDGTSGLNSAEVFDCSTQEWRMVSNMSTRRSSVGVGVLNNLLYAVGGYDGLSRQCLKSVECYHPSTDTWTPVAEMSVRRSGAGVGVLDGVMYAVGGHDGPEVRNSVEAYRPSTGVWTSIADMHMCRRNAGVIALDGLLYVVGGDDGASNLASIEIYNPNTNTWSMLTASMNIGRSYAGVVVIDKPPHFNN, encoded by the exons atggaaGGTGATAGTGTTTCAACTGG agGAACtggtttattattacgatatgcCAGTCAAAATTCATTAGACGAGAGTTCTCAAAAACAAGTACCAAGGTCAGGGAGACGTGAACGAACTCCATATAGAAATAGTTCTCATACAGTTCGTGCATTTGAAGTTTTACAATCTTTACGCAG AGATGAGATTTTTtgtgatattaaattagaaacaGATGATAGTACAATAGTATTTGGACACAAAGTGGTTTTAGCATCTGCTAGTCCTTATTTCCATGCTATGTTCACAAGTTTTGAAGAGAGTAATAAGGATCATGTAATTATAAGAGAATTGGATTCTACTGCATTAAAACTTCtagtagattttatttatactgccCAAATAATGGTCAGTGAAGAAAATGTACag gttttgtTACCAGCTGCAAATCTCTTGCAATTGCATGATGTACAAGATGCATGTTGTGATTTCTTACAATCACAACTGCACCCTACAAATTGTCTTGGTATCAAGGCGTTTGCTGATTTACATGGCTGTATGGAACTATTGTCAAGTTCTGAATCATATATTCAACAACACTTTtc AGAAGTGGTTGAAGGTGACGAGTTCCTATCCTTATCATCCGAACAAGTAGTTAAGTTGATCTCTAGTGATGAACTTACTGTTCCATCTGAAGAAAAA gtATTTGAATGTGTTATTTGTTGGGTAAATTATGAATCAAATTGTAGAAAAGATATTTTGCCTAAATTAATGGAACATGTTCGTTTGCCATTAGCATCAAAAGAATATTTACTTAAGAGAGTAGAAGAGGAACCTCTTCTTAAAAATAGCCTtgaat gtaaagACTATATAATTGAAGcgttaaattttcatttacttAAGTCTGAACAACCTGGTACTATTCCAAAAACTATTCGTACCAAACCTAGACAACCTGTTGGTTTACCTAAAGTAACTTTTTCTAgtgatttatttagttttacaattagtatatcaatttatacttTACAGGTAATACTAGTGGTTGGCGGACAAGCACCTAAAGCGATTCGTAGTGTAGAATGGTATGACCCAGGAACTAATCGATGGCAGTCTGGACCAGAAATGAGTACACGCCGTTGTAGAGCTGGCCTGGCTGTATTAAAAGATCGCCGTGTATTTGCTGTGGGTGGTTTTAATGGCTCATTAAGAGTTCGTACAGTTGATATGCTTGATTTGTCATCACCATCACCTTGTTGGGTACCAACAGTTGCCATGTTGGCTAGACGAGGAACTTTAGGAGTTGCTGTATTAGATAATTGCATTTAtgcc gTTGGCGGTTTTGATGGTACTAGTGGTTTAAATAGTGCAGAAGTTTTTGATTGCAGTACTCAAGAATGGCGAATGGTATCTAATATGTCTACTAGGAGAAGTAGTGTTGGTGTTGGAGTACTCAATAATCTTTTATATGCg GTAGGAGGTTATGATGGATTATCAAGGCAGTGTTTAAAATCTGTTGAATGTTATCATCCTAGTACTGATACGTGGACACCAGTTGCAGAAATGTCTGTACGTCGCAGTGGTGCTGGTGTAGGAGTTTTAGACGGTGTAATGTATGCTGTTGGTGGTCATGATGGACCTGAAGTTCGTAATAGTGTTGAGGCTTATAGACCGAGTACTGGAGTTTGGACTTCTATTGCTGATATGCATATGTGTCGAAGAAATGCTG GAGTAATTGCATTAGACGGGTTATTGTATGTTGTGGGTGGTGATGATGGAGCTTCCAATTTGGCTTCTATAGAAATTTACAATCCTAACACCAATACATGGTCCATGTTAACAGCCTCAATGAATATTGGCCGAAGTTATGCTGGAGTGGTGGTTATTGATAAACCTCCAcactttaataattga
- the LOC114119782 gene encoding probable 39S ribosomal protein L45, mitochondrial, translating into MFRSVHTVYTGLNKLQHLNCNVQNVLTIGCVGQTRCRSNKHYKPEFKKLRSQKVLKIDLPDFEKDKVDSEDYSPEKLRTRYKEKGIQPTRPWVERSTFINNTGSLIEPYVPPEGDGKISPISTAGAKQKIELLKKKKDTWQAIRKIRQNEEEFELYPEFITKAQDIYLKAHTTMVNKDKKNLLQYVTEKAYVEMMHNIDGKTLRWSFIKSIEPPRVVHARVTDVITQDNLFAQITVRFHTKQTLSVFDRFGRLIFGSDVIAKDVLEYVVFEKHIVNQYGMWRIHGKIIPDWMPPKEPAPITHLLNVEAETITAVEAQPDESKSKIVLPDA; encoded by the exons atgtTTAGGAGCGTTCATACAGTTTATACTGGACTCAAcaag CTCCAGCATTTGAACTGtaatgtacaaaatgtattaactattgGTTGTGTGGGTCAAACACGATGTAGAAGTAACAAACATTACAAACCAGAGTTCAAAAAATTGAGAAGCCAAAAA gttttaaaaatagatttacctgattttgaaaaagatAAAGTGGATTCCGAAGATTACAGCCCTGAAAAGTTACGTACCAGATACAAAGAAAAAGGTATTCAGCCCACAAGACCTTGGGTTGAGCGTAGcacatttattaacaatacagGTTCACTCATTGAACCGTATGTTCCACCAGAAGGAGATGGAAAAATTTCACCAATTAGTACAGCT GGAGCCAAAcaaaaaatcgaattattaaaaaaaaaaaaagatacttGGCAAGCCATTCGTAAAATAAGACAGAATGAGGaagaatttgaattatatcctgaatttataacaaaagcacaagatatttatcttaaagCCCACACAACTATGGTCAA taaagacaaaaaaaatcttcttCAATATGTTACAGAAAAAGCTTATGTg GAAATGATGCACAATATAGACGGTAAGACGTTACGTTGGTCATTCATAAAATCAATTGAACCACCTCGTGTAGTTCATGCAAGAGTAACGGATGTCATAACCCAAGACAATTTATTTGCACAAATAACTGTACGCTTTCACACTAAACag acattatcAGTTTTTGACCGTTTTGGACGCTTAATTTTTGGAAGTGATGTGATTGCCAAAGATGTCTTAGAATATGTAGTATTTGAAAAGCATATTGTAAATCAATATGGAATGTGGCGGATTCATGGAAAAATAATCCCCGATTGGATGCCCCCCAAAGAACCAGCTCCAATAACACATCTATTAAATGTTGAAGCAGAAACAATAACTGCCGTAGAAGCTCAGCCAGATgaatcaaaatctaaaattgtacTTCCGGATGCATAA